DNA from Salvelinus namaycush isolate Seneca chromosome 14, SaNama_1.0, whole genome shotgun sequence:
catactacctcaatcagcctgactaaccggtgtctgtatgtagcctcgctacttttataccctcgctactgttattttacacTGTCTTTTTAATGTTGTtcttatttctttacttacccatTGTTCACCTAATATCTTTTTtgtactattggttagagcctgtaagtaagcatttcactgtaaggtctacacctattgtattcggcgcacgtgacaaataaactttgatttgattgtggggtaactacaatgttgatccatcctcagttcttcatctcagccattaaactctaactgttttaaagtccccattgACCTCAGTGAAATCcctaagcagtttccttcctctgcGGCAACTGAGtgaggaaggacgcctgtaactttgtagtgacttggtgaattgatacaccatccaaagtgtaattaataacgtcaacacgctcaaagggatattcaatgtctgctttctttatttgtacccatctaccaataggcgcccttctttgcaaggtatTGGAAAACATCCcatgtctttgtggttgaatctgtcaTTTGACATTCACTGCTCgaatgagggaccttacagaataGTATATGTGGGATACAGAAATgagatagtcattcaaaaatcatgttaaacacttattgcacgcagagtccatgcaacttctgacttgttaagcaaattaaaatgtattttaatgtttaggcttgccataacaaagaggttgaatacacATTTCAGATTTTacattaatttgtaaacatttctaaaaacataattccactgacattatggggtattgtgtgtaggccagtgacacaatctcaatttaatccattttaaattcaggctgtaacaacaaaatgtggggaaaaagTAAACGGGTGTGAATAATTTATGAAGGCACTTTAGAACATAACTGCATACAAATCATAGTGATCATAACAGCTGTAATAAATGCATTGACAACAAGGCCTAAGTGTTGGAAGCACATCAACAACAGTGACGGAGCCCTGAATAGCTACAATACTCACATCCTCCCAGGCTGACtacaccaatgaggagatgggagaggcaggacttgcagcgcgatctgcgtcacaaatagaactgacttctattacGTGGTTATACCcacgttgcaaaataaatgtagaagtctatattattaaattattgagccaatgagcgtctgcgttgccaaggggtaaaatagaagtcagttgtATTTGTGacacagatcgcgctgcaagtcctgcctctcccatctcctcattggtttatagaagcaggtacccacatgccatcacctcattggttatacccacgtgggtgactgaaagacgaacgaggtcagtggcggtaatgcagctaatttatgaaagttgccaatcgcaatataaagtcaggAGAAGAAAAAGTCaggagaagaaaaagcctggaaggaggagagatgactagaaactattcggttgaccgttttatgtgtggattaattgtcggagtagaggaccttgtgcatttcaggtaaaataacaactcaatgtttatatcccaggacaaattagctagcaacagcaagctagctaaataggacaaattagctagcaagtgcaagctagctagctaaattggcataaatgtttaatgcttttcgacctgtccccaaattaatgtaattggttcagagtttgttttgatattttaacctgcgtgtcatgatcgtgtttggtgtggggggacaataTACATTTATGCACAATGGCGCATGTGCACAGCCGGTTTGGGTCATGTGTCAGTGTCAACGACAGTGACTGAGCCCTGAATAGCTACAATACTCACATCCTCAGTGTCAACGACAGTGACTGAGCCCTGAATAACAACAATACTCACATCCTCAGTGTCCTTTACTCTCAGGATCTGTTCCCTCAGGTCCTGTAGGTCGTTAAACGTGGACTGTGCAGTGATGGAGTATACAAGAGCGAAGCCTTGACCGTTCTTCATGTACAGGTCCCTCATTGCTGTGAACTGCTCCTGTAAAACAGCAGATGAAAGACTTCATTACATACTGGTCATATTTACTGCCGTCATACAATCTGTTACCATGGCTAACGTTTACTGCCGTCATACAATCTGTTACAATGGCTAACGTGGACATGTTCTACTTACTGTTCCAGCTGTGTCAAGGATTTCAAGCATGCATTGCTGCCCGTCCACTTCAACTTGCTGTGGGAGAGGGAGTAAAGTTTAGTACCATTTTGACACTTGAGTGGTGGCAATGGAGCTCTTAGTAACTTTAGGGCAGCATACCTTTCTGTAGGAGTCTTCTATTGTGGGGTCATATTTTTCCACAAAAATACCTTGTACAAATTGGACTGTCTGGAAGAGAATAAGCAAGGAAAGAAGAACATAAATAGTGATATCAATTCTCAAATCACTTACACCCAGAATGCCTTAATAGAAACCTAGGCAAGGCACTACTCACCAGTGCAGATTTGCCGACACCGCCGGAGCCTAACACCACAAGCTTGTATTCACGCATGGTGGGGTTACTTCACTAGACAGCACAAAGGTCTGCAAgaggagagcaaagagagagagcattgtTTAGGCCTACTTACGTCACTATGTATATAAATTTAACACATTGCCAGCCACAGATGAGAACCCAATAATGTCTTTCAGCTTTCATCAGATCTAGACGTAACATTTTGCAGTTGTTCATTCCCCTCAGCTTGCCCATTATCTAACTACTCATACATAGCTCAGCCTGAACATAACGGTCTGCTTGTGGTATCCCTTTGACAACACATATTCAGGAACTGAAACTCCTCTCCCTCTGACAAAAAAAgaatccctccatcccaccactaCCCAGGGACATCAGCTGACATGAGGAGGCCATGTTCCCTTTTCAAAAGAAGGAAACAAATAGACAAGAGCCAAAATAACCCAGAGATTTGTTCCACCCTCGGGATTATGCACTACATCTTTAACACTTGAGTAAGTGGCAGAGAGCTGATGCTAATTGTCACACAGCTCAGTCTCTATGGAGTTGGTGGGTAATAGCCGCAGTACCACAAATAGCTTAATCTCATTAGCATGCTTAGGAGCAGGCTGTGTGGGGCGAGGAGTCGCCACCTCCATCAGCTTGGCACAGTGATAAGTAGGGCTTGTAAAATTAGCACAACATTATAAAACTCTTACAACAGTCAGGCATTTATGACTTGATATTACAAACCTATTCAATTCGCATTTCCTGTTCTGTCTTGGAGCCAGCCATGGAAATGTGAGGCACCTGCCAAGAGAGACACTTCTCCCCCAGAATATTATCCCCACAAAACCTATTTTTGTTTTGTCTGCATTGTGCTTATTCCATTGGGGACCATATTGGAAACAACGTGTTTAACATGCATCTTTCCACCAATAAATCAACATGTCTTATGTCAAATAGGAATAACCACCAGGTAATGGCAAAAGCTACTCCATGAGAAAATGTTGGTTTTATGTGCAGAGAAACAATCCTAACCCACTACGCAAATCTAACAAATTGCAAAGGACAGCAGCACCACAAGCCTACAATGGACAGATGGGCGGTATGAGGGATGCTACAAAGGTCCATTCAATCCTCAGGCCATTGCAATACACCCCCCCTTTGTGAAAATGTTGTGCATATAGAAAACAGAACAGAGATTAGAGTAAGAGAATGACCACTGATGTAAAATAATGACCAGGCCAAGAAAGGCAGCGTGTGTTT
Protein-coding regions in this window:
- the LOC120059240 gene encoding ras-related protein Rap-1A-like, encoding MREYKLVVLGSGGVGKSALTVQFVQGIFVEKYDPTIEDSYRKQVEVDGQQCMLEILDTAGTEQFTAMRDLYMKNGQGFALVYSITAQSTFNDLQDLREQILRVKDTEDVPMILVGNKCDLEDERVVGKEQGQNLARQWNNCAFLESSAKSKINVNEIFYDLVRQINRKTPIEKKKAKKKSNCTLL